In a single window of the Cucurbita pepo subsp. pepo cultivar mu-cu-16 chromosome LG18, ASM280686v2, whole genome shotgun sequence genome:
- the LOC111779664 gene encoding uncharacterized protein LOC111779664 isoform X2, with product MLLAAFVALFLIASTSAPPIAAESFIPTAEEYQKLTRIKAYLKNINKPPVKTIQSPDGDLIDCVLSHLQPAFDHNKLKGQLPLDPPERPKGFNSSAGSVAESYQLWRQTGESCPKGTVPIRRTTEQDILRASSVQRFGRKPIKSVRRDSSDSGHEVSPELYGDNYPRFFTYWTTDAYQATGCYNLLCSGFVQTNNKIAIGAAISPRSYYNGRQFDVGLMIWKDPRHGNWWLEIGQGLLVGYWPAFLFSHLGSHASMIQFGGEIVNTRSTGLHTSTQMGSGHFAEEGYGKASYFRNLQIIDWDNSLLPVSNLHLLADHPNCYDIRQGKNKLWGTYFYYGGPGRNVHCP from the exons ATGTTATTAGCGGCTTTTGTTGCTTTATTTCTCATCGCTTCGACCTCCGCGCCGCCCATTGCGGCGGAGAGTTTCATACCCACCGCCGAAGAGTACCAGAAACTTACCCGCATTAAAGCGTACTTGAAGAACATCAATAAACCCCCCGTCAAGACAATTCAG AGCCCAGATGGGGATTTAATTGATTGCGTGCTCTCTCATCTTCAACCTGCTTTTGATCACAATAAGCTCAAAGGGCAACTCCCATTG GATCCCCCAGAAAGGCCAAAGGGTTTCAACTCCTCCGCCGGCTCTGTTGCAGAGAGCTACCAGCTATGGCGGCAGACCGGTGAATCATGCCCTAAAGGAACCGTTCCCATTAGAAGAACTACAGAACAAGACATTTTAAGAGCAAGCTCTGTTCAAAGATTTGGAAGAAAGCCAATAAAATCTGTCAGAAGGGACTCATCAGACAGCGGCCATGAG GTTAGTCCTGAGTTATATGGAGATAATTACCCTAGATTCTTCACATATTGGACG ACAGACGCATACCAAGCAACAGGGTGCTACAACTTACTGTGTTCTGGGTTTGTTCAAACTAATAACAAGATTGCCATAGGAGCTGCCATATCTCCAAGATCTTATTACAATGGCAGACAATTTGATGTGGGTTTAATGATTTGGAAG GATCCGAGGCACGGAAACTGGTGGCTGGAAATTGGGCAGGGACTGTTAGTAGGGTACTGGCCAGCATTTTTGTTCAGTCACTTGGGAAGCCATGCCAGCATGATCCAATTTGGAGGAGAAATAGTGAACACAAGATCAACAGGGTTACACACATCAACACAAATGGGAAGTGGGCATTTTGCAGAAGAAGGCTATGGAAAAGCTTCTTATTTCAGAAATCTGCAAATAATTGATTGGGACAACAGCTTGCTTCCTGTCTCGAACCTTCATCTCTTGGCCGATCATCCGAATTGCTATGACATAAGACAAGGAAAAAACAAGCTTTGGGGCACTTATTTTTACTATGGAGGCCCTGGTAGAAATGTACACTGTCCATGA
- the LOC111779664 gene encoding uncharacterized protein LOC111779664 isoform X1 produces MLLAAFVALFLIASTSAPPIAAESFIPTAEEYQKLTRIKAYLKNINKPPVKTIQSPDGDLIDCVLSHLQPAFDHNKLKGQLPLDPPERPKGFNSSAGSVAESYQLWRQTGESCPKGTVPIRRTTEQDILRASSVQRFGRKPIKSVRRDSSDSGHEHAVVFVNGEQYYGAKANINVWAPHVSDQYEFSLSQIWVISGSFNNDLNTIEAGWQVSPELYGDNYPRFFTYWTTDAYQATGCYNLLCSGFVQTNNKIAIGAAISPRSYYNGRQFDVGLMIWKDPRHGNWWLEIGQGLLVGYWPAFLFSHLGSHASMIQFGGEIVNTRSTGLHTSTQMGSGHFAEEGYGKASYFRNLQIIDWDNSLLPVSNLHLLADHPNCYDIRQGKNKLWGTYFYYGGPGRNVHCP; encoded by the exons ATGTTATTAGCGGCTTTTGTTGCTTTATTTCTCATCGCTTCGACCTCCGCGCCGCCCATTGCGGCGGAGAGTTTCATACCCACCGCCGAAGAGTACCAGAAACTTACCCGCATTAAAGCGTACTTGAAGAACATCAATAAACCCCCCGTCAAGACAATTCAG AGCCCAGATGGGGATTTAATTGATTGCGTGCTCTCTCATCTTCAACCTGCTTTTGATCACAATAAGCTCAAAGGGCAACTCCCATTG GATCCCCCAGAAAGGCCAAAGGGTTTCAACTCCTCCGCCGGCTCTGTTGCAGAGAGCTACCAGCTATGGCGGCAGACCGGTGAATCATGCCCTAAAGGAACCGTTCCCATTAGAAGAACTACAGAACAAGACATTTTAAGAGCAAGCTCTGTTCAAAGATTTGGAAGAAAGCCAATAAAATCTGTCAGAAGGGACTCATCAGACAGCGGCCATGAG CATGCTGTAGTGTTTGTTAATGGAGAACAATATTACGGGGCAAAAGCCAACATAAATGTTTGGGCACCCCATGTGAGTGATCAATATGAGTTCAGCTTATCTCAAATCTGGGTTATTTCTGGATCATtcaataatgatttgaacACCATTGAAGCTGGTTGGCAG GTTAGTCCTGAGTTATATGGAGATAATTACCCTAGATTCTTCACATATTGGACG ACAGACGCATACCAAGCAACAGGGTGCTACAACTTACTGTGTTCTGGGTTTGTTCAAACTAATAACAAGATTGCCATAGGAGCTGCCATATCTCCAAGATCTTATTACAATGGCAGACAATTTGATGTGGGTTTAATGATTTGGAAG GATCCGAGGCACGGAAACTGGTGGCTGGAAATTGGGCAGGGACTGTTAGTAGGGTACTGGCCAGCATTTTTGTTCAGTCACTTGGGAAGCCATGCCAGCATGATCCAATTTGGAGGAGAAATAGTGAACACAAGATCAACAGGGTTACACACATCAACACAAATGGGAAGTGGGCATTTTGCAGAAGAAGGCTATGGAAAAGCTTCTTATTTCAGAAATCTGCAAATAATTGATTGGGACAACAGCTTGCTTCCTGTCTCGAACCTTCATCTCTTGGCCGATCATCCGAATTGCTATGACATAAGACAAGGAAAAAACAAGCTTTGGGGCACTTATTTTTACTATGGAGGCCCTGGTAGAAATGTACACTGTCCATGA